A genome region from Nicotiana tabacum cultivar K326 chromosome 13, ASM71507v2, whole genome shotgun sequence includes the following:
- the LOC107812725 gene encoding uncharacterized protein LOC107812725, producing MEESYLNSKWLVLSYFHCSILVMSMAVSGLDFKADQQVLLDFKVRITNDPFQVMASWNNSLHYCNWTGITCNPSIERVMILDLRSQKLVGSIPSSIGNLTFLTSINLRNNSFYGEIPMEIGNLLQLQHLNLTWNSFTGTIPSNLTYCKQLRSLALEYNRLVGKIPDQLNSLSKLNYLGFGSNNLTGSIPSWIGNFSSLRGLSLAINNLQGPIPQDIGRLSNLQIFQVYGNQLNGTIPQSVLNISSVYYFSVTQNLLYGELPSDIGLTLPNLEVFAAAVNNFTGSIPVSLSNASKLSVIELSQNKLTGNVPTSLGQLQWLYRINFEINSLGSNRNEDLRFLDFLVNCTSLQVLSFDDNFLGGELLKTIGNLSTRLEIFGLGYNRIVGSVHAELGNLVNLTRLSLDNNNFRGSVPESLGKLRRLQGLELNGNKFSGMIPSSFGNLTFLTTLHIEDNELEGNIPPELGQCTSLSVLNLTGNNLVGSIPKELAGLLSLSISLALANNSLTGSLPAEMGKLINLKEMDISHNKLSGEIPSTLSSCVSLDRFIANNNLFRGRIPESLKGLRGLEEIDLSHNNISGGIPEFLGKLPYLRKLDLSFNELEGKVPNEGIFANESAVSISGNHKLCGGPPNYNFPACPRQKDPASKKHIHSRTKVAIIISVIFLFLLLCSFAACYIIIRNSKKGDLSARFSRERQSEHFDDDEPTLANDPFLAAKITYQDIFKSTNGFSEDNLVGTGSFGSVYKGQFQVFDKVMAVKVLNLQQRGALKSFLDECRALKSIRHRNLLKIVAACSSIDYKGNDFKCIVFEFMANGSLDDWLHSKSDEQYLNIIQRLNIAIDVASALDYLHNNCQVPIVHCDLKPSNILLDEEMTAHVGDFGLAKFLLKSNESWNKQTSIALKGSIGYIPPEYGSGVNLSTLGDVYSYGIMLLELFTGRRPTDVIFKDGLNIHQYVKTTLPGHVMEIADPALLLAYEENSKNEDNASDLKEKAILQDDEHISQLNASTMIEGCLVSILQIGLLCSSSSPRDRMPIRIALDKIHTIKNLYLQSKRRNNSTK from the exons ATGGAAGAGTCTTATCTGAATTCCAAATGGTTAGTACTATCATACTTCCATTGCTCAATTCTTGTTATGTCTATGGCTGTCTCAGGCTTGGATTTTAAAGCTGATCAACAAGTTTTGTTAGACTTCAAAGTTAGAATAACAAATGATCCATTCCAAGTAATGGCTTCTTGGAATAACTCTCTCCATTACTGCAATTGGACAGGCATAACATGCAACCCCTCCATTGAAAGAGTCATGATTCTTGACTTGAGATCACAAAAACTCGTTGGCTCTATACCGTCTTCTATTGGGAATCTCACGTTCCTCACATCGATAAATCTTAGAAATAATAGCTTCTATGGTGAAATCCCAATGGAAATTGGCAACCTCCTTCAGCTGCAACATCTCAATCTCACTTGGAATTCTTTCACTGGAACCATTCCTTCTAATCTGACTTACTGTAAACAACTTAGATCACTTGCTCTAGAATATAATAGGCTTGTTGGTAAAATACCTGATCAACTCAATTCACTTTCAAAGTTGAATTATTTAGGATTTGGAAGCAACAATCTTACTGGAAGTATCCCATCTTGGATTGGAAACTTTTCGTCGCTTCGTGGTCTTTCCCTTGCCATTAACAATCTTCAAGGACCAATACCTCAAGATATTGGCCGTTTGTCAAACTTGCAAATCTTCCAAGTTTATGGAAATCAGTTGAATGGTACAATTCCTCAATCTGTTCTCAATATCTCCTCTGTTTACTATTTCTCTGTTACTCAAAACTTGTTGTATGGAGAGCTTCCATCAGATATAGGCCTAACTCTTCCAAATCTTGAGGTGTTTGCTGCTGCTGTGAACAACTTCACAGGATCGATTCCCGTTTCATTGTCAAATGCTTCAAAACTTAGTGTTATTGAATTGTCTCAAAATAAGCTCACTGGAAATGTTCCTACAAGTTTAGGACAATTGCAGTGGTTGTACAGGATCAACTTTGAGATCAATAGTCTTGGGAGCAACAGGAATGAGGATTTGAGGTTTCTTGATTTCTTAGTTAACTGTACAAGTCTTCAAGTTTTAAGCTTTGACGACAATTTCTTGGGCGGAGAACTGCTTAAAACCATCGGTAACCTTTCCACGAGACTTGAAATATTTGGTCTTGGTTATAATAGGATAGTTGGTTCTGTTCATGCTGAACTAGGAAACCTTGTCAATTTGACACGTTTATCGCTTGATAATAACAACTTCAGAGGCAGTGTTCCTGAGTCTTTAGGTAAGCTTCGACGCCTACAAGGACTGGAGTTGAATGGAAACAAGTTTTCAGGAATGATTCCGTCTTCTTTTGGTAACTTGACATTTCTAACAACCTTACACATTGAGGATAATGAACTAGAAGGGAACATACCTCCGGAGCTCGGACAGTGTACCAGTTTATCAGTACTAAACCTTACTGGAAATAATCTTGTTGGTTCCATACCAAAGGAGCTTGCAggtcttctttcactttcaatttCTTTGGCCTTAGCGAACAATTCTTTGACCGGTTCCTTGCCAGCTGAAATGGGAAAGTTGATAAATCTCAAGGAAATGgatatttcacataacaaattaTCAGGTGAAATTCCAAGCACACTCAGCAGCTGTGTCAGTTTAGACCGCTTCATCGCGAATAATAACCTGTTTCGAGGAAGAATTCCTGAATCCTTGAAAGGATTAAGAGGTTTAGAAGAAATTGATTTGTCACACAACAACATCTCAGGAGGAATACCAGAGTTTCTTGGGAAACTTCCATATCTTAGGAAGCTTGATCTTTCATTCAATGAACTTGAAGGCAAAGTACCAAACGAAGGGATCTTTGCGAATGAAAGTGCAGTTTCAATTTCAGGGAATCATAAACTATGTGGAGGTCCTCCAAACTACAATTTTCCTGCATGCCCTAGACAAAAAGATCCAGCATCAAAGAAACACATTCATTCAAGGACAAAAGTAGCGattattatttcagttatatttttatttctactTTTGTGTTCTTTTGCTGCTTGCTATATAATAATTAGGAACTCGAAAAAGGGAGATCTCAGTGCACGGTTCTCAAGAGAAAggcaatctgaacattttgatgATGACGAACCAACTTTAGCTAATGATCCATTTTTGGCAGCAAAAATAACTTACCAAGATATATTTAAGTCAACCAATGGATTTTCCGAGGATAATCTGGTTGGTACTGGAAGTTTTGGTTCTGTATACAAAGGACAGTTTCAAGTTTTTGATAAAGTTATGGCAGTGAAAGTATTGAACCTACAACAAAGAGGTGCTTTGAAAAGCTTTTTGGATGAATGTAGAGCTCTGAAAAGTATAAGGCATCGTAATCTCCTTAAGATCGTAGCTGCTTGTTCAAGCATCGATTACAAAGGTAATGACTTCAAATGCATAGTATTTGAATTCATGGCGAATGGAAGCCTAGATGATTGGTTGCACTCAAAAAGTGATGAGCAATACCTCAACATTATCCAAAGGCTAAACATAGCAATAGATGTTGCTTCAGCACTTGATTATCTCCACAACAATTGCCAAGTACCAATTGTTCACTGTGATTTAAAACCGAGCAACATTCTACTTGATGAAGAGATGACTGCCCATGTTGGTGATTTTGGATTGGCAAAATTCCTCCTCAAGTCAAATGAATCGTGGAATAAACAGACTTCTATTGCACTAAAGGGTTCTATAGGTTATATCCCACCAG AATATGGATCAGGTGTAAACTTGTCCACTCTTGGAGATGTTTATAGCTATGGTATCATGTTGCTAGAGTTGTTCACTGGTAGAAGGCCGACCGATGTAATATTCAAAGATGGCCTGAATATTCACCAATATGTCAAAACCACTTTGCCTGGACATGTTATGGAGATTGCTGATCCAGCATTGCTTTTAGCATATGAAGAAAACAGCAAAAATGAGGACAATGCGAGTGATTTGAAAGAAAAGGCAATACTTCAAGATGATGAGCACATATCCCAGCTAAATGCCAGCACTATGATAGAAGGATGCTTGGTTTCAATCTTGCAAATTGGACTTTTATGTTCTAGCTCATCGCCAAGAGATCGGATGCCAATAAGAATAGCTTTGGACAAGATTCATACAATCAAGAATTTATATCTACAGTCTAAGAGGAGAAATAACAGTACTAAATAG
- the LOC107812718 gene encoding LRR receptor-like serine/threonine-protein kinase EFR, with product MVSSLQFKIPMPFCSYVFYLTLLPCMFTFAFKLHSGNETDFQALLAIKAEITKDPYGIFTTWNDSVHFCSWTGITCGHLHKRVTKLNLTSLDLVGTLSPYIGNLTFLTGLNLELNNFHGKIPPQVGGLFRLQHLNLTNNSFSGEIPMNLSRCSNLVILRFGWNQLFGNIPFQLGSLQKLERFQVHYNNLSGSIPETFGNLSSIKSLSLAANNLDGTIPSSLGQLKTLNFLGLGINKLSGVVPASIFNLSSLEIFTVPYNQLYGTLPLDLGFSLPNLKVLNIGHNWFTGHLPKSLSNASNLVEFDANGSNFSGKVSIDFWGLSNLWWLILASNSIGNGEVDDLSFFNSLSGCRNLKVLDLSDCKFGGVLPDSIANLSTNLLSLRLGGNQLFGSIHSGIGNLVNLTELQLQKNNFSGSIPEVVGDLRMLQLVDLSENKLSGSIPSSISNMTRLYSLHLEKNELTGNIPLSFGNFQYLQDLDLSQNHLSGNIPNGVMSLSSLTVSLNLSDNQLSGPLPMEIGALNNLGKLDVSNNMLSGKIPSSIGKCVTLESLILAGNFFEGTIPSSLSSLRGLEKLDLSRNNFSGQIPRFLQQISLKNLNLSFNQFEGQLPTEGVFSNATAISISGNKNLCGGIPELKFPTCPNTEPKGRDKSNSIKLMIPLLSGLLALVLIMSLVIIFRLRKARKESSLISSPTRGFPLKVTYESLFRATNGFSSANLIGNGSFSSVYKGVLDPGERLVAVKVINIDQQGAFKSFMSECEALRHIRHRNLVKIYSACSTCDFEGNPFKALVYDYMPNGSLESWLHPTPEADASNNEVRILGLVERLNIAIDVACALEYLHHHCHKPIVHCDLKPDNILLDNDMTAHVADFGLAKFFSEAMSKYHPNQSSSIGMWGTIGYAAPEYSMGGKASPFGDVYSYGILLLEMFTGKRPTNNMFKDGLTLHNFAKMALPEINDQIVDPKLLPSRSSREGQDEEEGIIDPDDSSVKQARECLISIIKIGVECSVESPRERMDIGDVVKELQLIRDILLASHAIQSSTSGSLRFEGSSSRSVTSNWQNFTSFRLP from the exons ATGGTGTCTTCTCTCCAATTCAAGATTCCAATGCCATTCTGTTCTTATGTTTTCTATCTAACTCTCTTACCATGCATGTTCACCTTTGCCTTTAAATTACACAGTGGTAATGAAACTGATTTTCAAGCCTTACTTGCCATTAAAGCAGAGATAACTAAAGACCCTTATGGTATTTTCACCACATGGAATGATTCAGTCCATTTCTGTAGCTGGACAGGTATCACTTGTGGCCATCTTCACAAAAGAGTCACTAAACTGAACTTGACATCACTTGACTTAGTAGGTACATTGTCACCTTACATAGGAAATCTTACTTTTCTCACTGGTCTTAATCTTGAGCTCAACAATTTCCATGGAAAAATCCCACCACAAGTTGGAGGTTTGTTCAGGCTTCAACATCTTAATTTGACTAATAACTCATTTTCTGGAGAGATACCGATGAATCTTTCTCGTTGTTCGAATCTTGTTATACTTCGTTTTGGTTGGAACCAATTGTTTGGAAACATTCCATTTCAGCTTGGTTCATTGCAAAAGCTTGAAAGATTCCAAGTTCATTACAACAACCTCAGTGGATCAATCCCAGAAACCTTTGGTAATCTTTCCTCAATCAAATCCCTTTCTTTAGCAGCTAACAATTTAGATGGAACTATTCCTAGTTCTCTTGGCCAATTGAagactttgaattttcttggtttgGGTATAAACAAGTTATCTGGTGTGGTGCCTGCTTCTATTTTCAATCTCTCATCTCTTGAAATATTCACAGTTCCATATAATCAGTTATATGGAACTTTGCCACTAGACTTGGGTTTTAGTCTTCCCAATTTAAAAGTTCTGAATATTGGTCATAATTGGTTTACTGGTCACCTTCCTAAATCATTATCTAATGCTTCAAATCTTGTTGAATTTGATGCAAATGGTAGCAATTTCAGTGGCAAAGTGTCGATTGATTTTTGGGGATTATCGAATCTTTGGTGGCTGATTCTTGCATCAAATTCCATTGGAAATGGAGAAGTTGATGACTTGAGTTTTTTCAATTCTTTGAGTGGATGCAGAAACTTGAAAGTACTGGATTTGAGTGATTGCAAATTTGGAGGCGTGCTACCTGATTCTATTGCAAATTTATCGACAAATCTTCTGTCACTAAGATTGGGAGGTAATCAACTATTTGGAAGTATTCATTCAGGAATAGGAAATCTTGTTAACTTGACTGAATTGCAATTGCAAAAGAATAATTTTTCTGGTAGCATTCCTGAAGTTGTTGGCGATCTTCGTATGCTGCAGTTAGTTGATTTATCTGAAAACAAGCTTTCGGGAAGTATTCCATCTTCTATATCTAACATGACTAGATTATATTCACTTCATCTTGAAAAGAATGAGTTAACTGGTAACATTCCCCTTAGTTTTGGCAACTTTCAATACTTGCAAGATTTAGACCTTTCTCAGAATCATCTAAGTGGTAACATACCAAATGGAGTTATGAGTTTGTCGTCCTTAACAGTTTCTCTTAATCTTTCTGACAATCAATTGTCTGGTCCTTTGCCAATGGAAATTGGAGCTCTAAACAATCTTGGGAAATTGGATGTTTCTAATAACATGTTGTCGGGGAAAATTCCTAGTAGCATAGGTAAGTGTGTAACTTTAGAGAGCCTTATTTTAGCTGGCAACTTTTTTGAAGGTACAATTCCTTCATCTCTTAGTTCTTTGAGAGGTCTTGAGAAGTTGGATCTTTCTCGCAACAATTTCTCCGGCCAAATTCCAAGATTTCTGCAGCAGATTTCTctaaaaaacttgaatttgtCTTTCAACCAGTTCGAGGGTCAGTTGCCAACCGAAGGGGTTTTCAGTAATGCAACTGCAATCTCCATATCTGGGAATAAGAACCTTTGCGGAGGTATACCAGAATTGAAGTTCCCAACATGTCCAAACACTGAACCTAAGGGAAGAGATAAATCCAACAGCATTAAGTTAATGATCCCTCTACTTTCTGGACTTCTAGCACTGGTCTTGATAATGTCTTTAGTCATAATCTTTCGGTTAAGAAAGGCAAGGAAAGAGTCGTCTTTAATATCTTCACCTACAAGGGGGTTTCCTTTGAAAGTTACTTATGAGAGCTTATTTAGAGCAACAAATGGATTCTCTTCTGCTAATTTGATTGGGAATGGTAGCTTTAGTTCTGTTTACAAAGGGGTACTTGATCCAGGTGAAAGATTGGTTGCGGTGAAAGTGATTAACATTGACCAACAAGGGGCTTTTAAGAGCTTCATGTCTGAGTGTGAGGCCCTGAGACACATTAGGCATCGAAATCTTGTAAAGATTTATTCTGCCTGTTCAACTTGTGATTTTGAAGGTAATCCGTTTAAAGCTTTGGTGTATGACTACATGcccaatgggagcttggagagtTGGCTGCATCCTACTCCAGAAGCCGATGCCTCAAATAATGAGGTGAGGATCCTAGGTCTAGTCGAAAGACTAAACATTGCTATTGATGTTGCTTGTGCACTGGAATATCTTCATCACCATTGCCACAAGCCAATCGTGCACTGTGATCTGAAACCGGACAACATCCTTCTCGACAATGACATGACTGCACATGTAGCTGATTTTGGATTGGCAAAGTTCTTCTCAGAAGCCAtgagcaaatatcatcctaatcagAGTAGTTCAATTGGAATGTGGGGGACAATTGGATATGCTGCACCAG AGTACAGCATGGGAGGTAAGGCTTCTCCATTTGGTGATGTTTACAGCTACGGGATCCTCTTGCTAGAGATGTTTACTGGAAAGAGACCTACCAACAACATGTTCAAAGATGGACTGACTCTTCATAATTTTGCTAAGATGGCGTTACCTGAAATAAATGATCAAATAGTTGACCCTAAGCTTCTACCTAGCAGAAGCAGTAGAGAAGGACAAGACGAAGAGGAAGGCATTATCGATCCAGATGATTCTAGCGTGAAACAAGCACGGGAATGCTTGATCTCAATAATAAAGATTGGAGTTGAATGTTCAGTTGAATCTCCAAGAGAAAGGATGGATATTGGGGATGTTGTCAAGGAACTGCAACTAATTAGAGACATTCTCCTCGCTTCTCATGCAATTCAAAGCTCAACCAGCGG GAGCTTGAGATTTGAAGGCTCTTCCAGTCGTTCTGTTACTAGTAACTGGCAAAATTTTACATCATTTCGTCTACCTTGA